The sequence GGTAGTCCCGGGCGGCGGGGTTCATGGCCAGGCCGTTGATGTCCCGGTGCTCCTCGGCCAGGATGTCAGGGCCGCCGTCGATGGGCTTGCCCATGCCGTTGAAGACCCGGCCCAGCATGTCGCCGGACACGGCCAGCTCCAGGGGGTGGCCCAGGAAGCGGATCTTGGAGTCCTTCAGATTGATGCCGGCGGAGGGCTCGAAGAGCTGGACCACGGCGTTGTCGCCGTTGACCTCCAGCACCTTGCAGCGGCGCAGAGTGCCGTCGGGGAGCTCGATCTCGCCCAGCTCGTCGTAGGTGACGCCCTGGACCTTCTTGACCATCATCAGAGGGCCGTTGATCTCCTGTATGGTGCGGTATTCACGGATCATCAGAATTCCCCTCCCTTCGCGGCTGCGGCGTCGATCTGGTCGGCCATGTCCTTGCGGATGGCCTCATAGACCATGGGGTACTCCGCCTCGGGCACGCTCTTGGCCCGGCCGATGCGCTCCCGGGCGGGGATGTCGAACAGGGCGGAGGCAGCGGCCCCCTTGGCAATGGCGGCCCGGCAGAGCTTGTCGTACTCCAGAATCATGGCCATCAGCTTTTCCTGCCGGTCATAGGAGGAGTAGTTGTCAATGTCCATAAAGGAGTTCTGCTGGAGGAAGTCCTCCCGCAGCATCTTGGCGGTCTCCAGGGTGAGCTGATCGTTGGGGGACAGGGCGTCCTTACCGACGAGCTGCACGATCTCGTTCAGGCTGGCCTCCTCCTGGAGGATGTTCATGGCCCGCTCCCGGTTCTGCAAAAACTCCTTGCCCAGGTGCTCGTCGAACCAGGGCTTCAGGGAGTCCAGATACAGGGAATAGGAGTTCAGCCAGTTGATGGCGGGGAAGTGGCGGCGGTAGGCCAGAGAGGCGTCCAGGGCCCAGAACACCTTGACGATGCGCATGGTAGCCTGGCTGACGGGCTCGGACAGGTCGCCGCCGGGAGGGGAGACCGCGCCCACTGCGGTCAGGGAGCCCCGGCGCTCGTCGTCGGAGCCCAGGCACTCCACCATGCCGGCCCGCTCGTAGAACTGGGCCAGGCGGGAAGACAGGTAGGCGGGGTAGCCCTCCTCGCCGGGCATCTCTTCCAGACGGCCGGACATCTCGCGCAGAGCCTCGGCCCAGCGTGAGGTGGAGTCGGCGATGACGGCCACGTGGTAGCCCATGTCGCGGAAGTACTCGGCGATGGTGATGCCGGTGTAGATGGATGCCTCACGGGCGGCCACGGGCATGTCGGAGGTGTTGGCGATCAGCACGGTCCGCTTCATCAGGGACTCGCCGGTGCGGGGGTCCTGGAGCTCGGGGAACTCCCGGAGCACGTCGGTCATCTCGTTGCCGCGCTCGCCGCAGCCGATGTAGATGACGATGTCCACGTCGGACCACTTGGCTAGCTGGTGCTGCATCACCGTCTTGCCTGAGCCGAAGGGGCCGGGGATGGCCGCGGTGCCGCCCTTGGCCACGGGAAACAGAGTGTCCACGATGCGCTGGCCGGACAGCAGGGGGGCCTTGGGGGGATATTTGTGCTTATAGGGCCGGCCCACGCGGACGGGCCACTTCTGGGTCATGGTGAGCTCCACCTTGGAGCCGTCGTCCTTCTTCAGCACGGCCACAGTCTGGGTCACGTTGAACTTGCCGGCCTGGATGGACTCCACGGTGCCGGACAGGCGGGGGGGCACCATGATCTTGTGCAGCACTACGGCGGTCTCCTGGACGGTGCCCAGGATGTCGCCGCCGGTGACCTTGTCGCCCGGCTTGGCCACGGGCACAAAGTCCCACAGCTTCTCCCGGTCCAGGGCGGGGACCTCCACGCCGCGCTCCAGGGTGTTCTTGCCGGTCTGCTTCATGATGACCTCCAGCGGGCGCTGGATGCCGTCGTAGATGTTCTCGATGATGCCGGGGCCCAGCTCCACCGACAGGGGAGAGCCGGTGGACTCCACCGCCGCGCCCGGCCCCAGGCCGGAGGTCTCCTCGTAGACCTGGATGGAGGCGGAGTCGCCGTTCATGGTGAGGATCTCGCCGATGAGGCGCTGCTCACCCACGCGGACCACGTCGGCCATATTGGCGTCTTCCAGGCCCGTGGCTACCACCAGCGGTCCCGAAACCTTGACAATCTTTCCGCTCAAATATATCGACCTTCTTTCTCGTCAGGGCAGGCTGTGCATCCCTCGCCTCGGCGCAGACGCCAAGGCTCATTCGCCCGGCTGCCCCTCCTCTCCCCAACGAAATCTCGTGGCTTCGCCGGGGGTCCCATTCTTAAAATCGGGGGCGGCTCACGCCGCACTTCCTATAAAATGTCTGCGCCCACCGCGCGCTCCACGGATTTCTTCACGTTGTCCATGCCGATGCCCAGGCTGCCGCTCTTGCCGGGGATCAGGATGATGGCAGGGGTCAGGTCGTCCTTGTAACGGGCAATCTCGGGGGCGAGCCCCTGGGCCAGCTGCTCGGTCAGGTAGACGATGGCATAGCTCTCCCGGGCCAGCCGGTGGAGGGTCTCGCGGCCCTCCTCCACCGTCTCGGCGGGGAACACGTCCAGGCCCAGGGCCTTAAAGCCCAGGACGCTGTCCTGATCGCCCAGCACGGCGATCTTATAGTGGTCAGACATAGCTATCACGCAGCCTTTCCCGGATGGCGTCCGTATCCAGGCCCGCCAGCCGTCCGGTCAGGATGATCCGGATGGTGGTGAGCTCTGCCTCCCGGGCATAGAGGTAGCCGATGAGGGGGTGCTCCCCGAAGGCCACCCGCTTGCCCTGGGTCAGATAAGCGGTGACGGCGTTGTCGCACAGCCGCTCAAACTCGGTGAGGGGTCCGCCCTCCATGGCCTTGGCTCCGGCCTCCGCCGCCCCCTCCAGGGGGGTCCGGGCAAAGACGCCCGCCAGGTCGGCGCCACCGGTGGCCGCCGCGATGAGGCTGTCCAGCTTCACATTGCCGCCCTGAATGAGCACCCGTTTGAGAAAATCAGCGCCCCGGCCCATGCGGGCCGAGCGGACCGCCGAGCGCAGGTTGGCGCTGTCGATGCTCAGGCGCACATAGCCCTCCAGGAACCGGCTGTTCACCGACCGGGCGGCCTGGAGCATCTCCTCGTAGTAAGCCCGGTCCAGGATCAGGTCGGCGGCCTGGGGGTCGGCGCTGGAGGCCAGCACGCCCCGGGCCTCGGCCACGGCCTGCCGGAACACTGGAGTGCAGTGGTCCAGGTCCTCCCGCTCGAAGTCCTCCCGGAGCTGCCGGACAGGGCAGCGCCCGGCGTCGATGAAGAGTCCGGCCGGGTCGGTCCCCATGGCGGCCGCCTTGAGCAGCACCTTGGCGTTGTGATAATCATACTTGATGCAGAACACGTCCACGATGCCCGGGTCGGGCGACGCCTTCCGCAGATCAGCAAAGAGCTCCAGCCGGGCCTGGTCCAGCAGGTGCTCGATGGCGGCGGGGGTGAGGGCGGGGAAGTCCTCATAGCCGCACTCCGTGAGCACCTTGGCCGCGTCCTCGGCGGTACGGGCGTCCAGCATCCGCTCCATCCGTTCCCGGGTCAGCATCCGGTTCTCCATGGCGTGGATGCGCGCGGAGATGTAGAGATAGTCGTATTCGCTTCTTTTTTTCGCCACTTGGCGCCCTCCTTTCCGTCCGGTGAGGGACCGTTATTCAAAAAGCGCCCTTGCCACTTCCGCGGCCAGGTCCTCCTTCTGGAGGTGGATGAGCACCTCGAAGGAGCAGTTGGTCTCCACCTTGTCGTCCCGGAGGATGAGGCCGCCCGCCATGGGACGGGTCTCTTCGGCCATGGTGAGCATCCCGGTACCGGCCAGCACGGCCGAGGCTCCGGTGACCACCTTGTCCAGCACGGCGCCCGCCTTGGTCTCGGTCAGCTCGTCGGGGAGCTTGGGGGCCACCTGCCGGGCTAGGATCTCGTTGGCCCGTGTGACCACCGCCTTGCCGAAGCGGGACCGGTCCTTCTGGGAGAAGATGACCTGCTCCCGGCCCGTGCGGCTGGCCTTGACGGCCAGATCGGCCAGCAGAGCCACGTACTGCTCGTCGGGCAGGGCCGCCAGATCGGCCAGGGCCTTGTCAAAGGCCTTGCCTACCATCTCCTGCTTGGCGGCCAGGACCAGCTTACGGGCCTCGAGCTGGGCCACGCTGGCCAGCCGCTCCTCCCGCTGCGCGGCGTCCTGCGTCCCCTTTTGGAGGATGGCGCCGGAGTCGCTTTTGGCCTGCTCCTCATATTTGGCGGAGATCTCCGCCGCCTGGGCCTGGGCCTGGGCGGTCAGCTCGTCGATCTCCTTCTGGACATCGGCGTCGATCTGACCTGTGATCTTTTCGATTCCGTTCATTCGGTTACCGCCTTTCCCCATTAAAGGGCGTTCATCAGCAGCAGCACGGAGGCCAGCAGGGACAGGATGGCGTAGAACTCCACGATGCCGCAGAGAATGATGCCCTTGGCCCAGTCGTCGGGCTTTTTAGCCACCACATTGATGGCGGAGGCGGCCACGCGGCCCTGGTACTTGGCGGACAGCCAGCCGCCGATGGCCATGGGGATGCAGGAGACAAAGATGGTCAGGCCCTGGGTCACGGTCAGGGGCACGATCCCCCCGGAGAAGGCGCCCATGGTGAACAGGGCGAAGAACCAGATGACCAGGCCGTACAGGCCCTGAGTGCCGGGGAGCACCTGCAGGATCAGGCACTTGGAGAAGTGCTCGGGAGCCTCGGTGAGCAGGCCGGTGGCCGCTTCGCCCACCATGCCGGTGCCCCTTGCGGAGCCGACGCAGCACAGGCCCACCGCCAGCGCCGCGCCCAGGAAAGCCAGGCCAATTCCGCCAAACGCCTCAAAAAATTCCAACATGTTATTATTCCTCCTTAATATCAACATATTTGGTGTGAATGAACAGGGGTCGGAAGGGCTTTCCGCCCTCCTTGTAGAACCGTCCGAAGAACTCCAGACACTGGAGCCGCAGGTCATGGACGTAGCAGCCCAGCAGGTTGAGGGCGAAGTTGAGCATATTGCCGATGAAGGAGATGATGACAAAGCCCACCACATTGCCGGTGACGGAGCCCAAGGTGTTAAACACCTGGGCGATGACGCTGCCGGCCAGCATCAGGGCCATCAGGCGGGCGTAGGACAGGATGTCGCTGAAAAAGCCGGTGGCGCCGTTATAGACCGCGCCGATGAGGGCGGTCAGCTTGCCGAAGCCCTTGGCGTTGCGGGTGGAACCGATGACCAGCATCACCAGGCCCACGATCAGCACCACGGGGTAGCCGCCCACGCTGCCGATGCCCAGGATGGCCAGGGCCGCGCCGCCCAGGATGATCCACCAGGTGACCTCGCTCCAGATGGCGTCGGCCACGTCCCCGGTCTGGACCTTCCGCACCACACTGATGATCATACCCGTGATGATCTGGATCAGGCCCAGCACCAGCGAGCCGATCAGGATCGCCAGGGTGTCGTTCAGCGGGGTGAACAGAGCGGGCAGCGCAAGGGTGCTGGCCGGATTGATGATCTTGGCGATCTGGGGGATGAAGTCCCCGAAGAAGCCGCCGGTCAGCGCGCCCATGAGGAAGGTGCTGATGCCGCACAGCAGCAGCAGTCCGGCGAAGTCCGCCATGCCGTCCTTGGGCTTCATCTTGTAGATGACCACCAGGGCGGCGGCCACCATCAGGATGCCGTAGCCCATATCCGCCATCATCAATCCGAAGAAGAAGATGAAGAAGGGGGCCATCAGCGGGTTGGGGTCCACGCCGTCGTAGGCGGGGAGCACATACATGTTGGTGACCATGTTCAGGGGCCTGGTCAGTTTGTTGTTCTTGAGCTTGATGGGGACTTGAGGGTACTCCTCCGGCGCGGGGTCGTTGGCCTCCCAAGCGGCGGGGTACTGCCCCAGCACCTTTTCCAGGGCGGGGAGATTTTCCGCCGGGACCCAGCCCTCGAAGAAGATGGTGGCCTGGGACTGCAAAAGCCGGCCCTTGTACTCCTCCCGCTGGATCTCCTGGGTCATGCGGTCAATGCACAGCTTGATGTCCTCCCGATGGGGGACCAGGGCCGCGATGGCGCTTTTCGCCTCCTCCAGCTCGCCCTCCAGCCGGCGCAACTCCCCCTCCAGCCGGTCGGTGTTCTCCCGGGCGGTGCCGGTCCAGCCCCGCAGGGAGGAGCGCGAAAAGCCAAATTTTTTCAGCGTCTCGAAGGCGGTCTCCTCGGCGCTGCGGTGGCATAGGATCAATACGTACTGGAATTCCCGGTCCTTGCCGGCGGGGATCACCTCCACCAGCTCCGTGGCCTCCTCCAGCGCCTGTTTCACCGTATCCAGGGCGACGGTGGACATCACCGCGCCGAAGGTGGCGGACACCTCCCGGGTACCGGTGGTCTCCAGGGGGATGTCCAGCTCCAGCCAGGGGGTCAGGGCGGCCTTCTGTGCCCGGAGCTTGCCCTGTTCGTTCTGGATGGCGGAGATCCGCTTTTCCTGGGCGTTGACCGCCTGGGCCGCCTCCATGGCGGAGGCGCGCAGCCCTTCGTCGAAGAGCTGCCCCTCGGTGACCTCCGGCCGGGCCTGTAGCAGCCCCCCCTTCTCCTTGCCGATCCCCTTCAGCGTGTTCAGGGCGGCGTTCAGGAGGGCGGCGTCCGCCTTGACCCGGGCCAGGCCCGCGTCGTCTACCCGGGTCAGGGCCGCCCAGTCGGGGTCCGCCAGCTTGTCGGTGGGTTCGCTGATCTCCACGCAGCCCAGGTGCTGGAGCTGCCGGAGAAGGGTCTCCCGGTCCGCGGCCATGCCGAACAGGCGAATGTGTTTCATTTTGACGATGGACATATTAGACTCCCACTACCCTTCTGATAATGAGTGCCGCCGCGTCCTCCAACTTTCCTTCCGCCGCCCGGCGAAGGTCATCGCAGGACCGCCGCGTTTCCTCCATGACGGTCTCTGTGTGTTTGGCAGCCGCCTCCTCTGCCCGGGTCATCATCTGTCTGGCCTGGGCCTCGGCATCGGTCCGCGCCGCGGCCACCCGCTCCTTGCCCGCCCGCTCGGCGTCGGACACCAGCTTTTTGGCCGCCTCCACCGCCTCTGCCTTGCGTTGAAGAGCTCTCTGCTCGGTCTCCGTCACCATTTGGACTGCTTCCAGGGACATGTTATCACCGCCTTTCAATCTCGCTTCCATGGTATAATGCCTCCCATGATAATTAGCATCATACCTTATTCCTTTCGGAATTGCAACCTTGCCTTTTGCAGGCTCTTGTGCAGTTTTGTGCATTTTTTCTTCGCACTCAGTTGTTTCGTTCTACTTTATGGAACAGCAGTACCGGTTTTGAAAAGAAGGCGCACGGGATGCCCCGCGCGCCCTTTTTTAGGATTCCATTTTTTGTTTAACTCATACAAATCTGGCCCTCTTTTTTTCACGGCCAGCACACCCAACTCCGATCCTTGGCACCGGGCTCGTCCTGCACGGACACCAAATGGACCTCCGGCTCCTCGAAGCCCACGGTTTCCAAGCGTTCCACGCACTGTGCCCAGCCGGCTCCGATTCCGCGCACCCAGAGGCGGTCGGCGCTCTGCGCCAGGGCGGCCACGGTCTGACCCGACCGCTCGTCCTTGCCCTTCTCCAGCGTGTCCCGATCGGTAGCCACGGAGAGCCGGACTTCCGGGTAGTCGCTCAGGGCTTCCTCTACTTCCTTGTAGAATTCACCAATGACGGTCGAGAACTGCGCTCTGTCATAGGCGGCGCCCGGCTTGATATAGCCCAGGTTGCCCTGGGTGGGGTAGCCGGCGTTGTCCAGCAGGATCTCGTCAAAGCCCAGGGCGGCCAGTTCGGCGCACACCCCGGCCACATACTGCCGCACCGTCTGGCTGGTGGGGCTGGACCACTTGAGCCCCTCGGGGTCGGTCCAGCGATAGCCGCTGTTGGTGGTGATATTCAGGCTCCGGTCGGCGTCGGAGAGCTTGTCATCCTTAAAGCAGGAGACCCGTGCCACGGTATAGAGCCCTTCCCGGCCGTTGAGCTCCCGGATGGCGGCGTTGCGGTCCGGGTCCGCCGAAGAGGCCCCGGCACGGACGGCCAGATCCAGCGCCGAAACATAGGCCAGGGAGCCATCGTCCCCTTTCATATCAAAGAGGGCGGCCTGCGCCCCGGCCTCCGCCAGCCGGTCCTCCGCAGTGCCGTCGGAAAGGGCCTCCCGGGGCAGCAGGGCGGCGTGGAGGTATTCCGGCGCAGGGGCCTCCGGGGTGACCACCACCACTGTGGGGCTGACCGCCGGGGACTCCCATTCTGCAGAGGGGCTTGCAGAAGGGGTATTTTGTTCCGTCCACGGGAACACTAGCCTTCCCCCCTCAGACGAGTAAACCATAAATTGTTGTAGCCAGAGCAATGCAGCTACCGTCAGCACCAGCACCGCCGCCAACAGGGCGATGATCCATTTCAGTACGCTGCGGAGGGGAGAGCGGCCGCGGTAAGAATCATAGCCGTAATTCTTTCTCATCTCAACTTCATCCTTTGATCGCAAGCGGATGTTCATCGGTCGGGCGGAAGCAGTATATCACGGCGAGCCGCAAAAGGAAAGAGAAGGCTCTTCCCGGCGGCTATTCTGTGGCCTCCCAGGCCAGCAGGGCCTCATCCAGGCGAGACAGCGCCGCGATGATCTGGTCCTTTTCCCTCTCCGTCAGGGTATCCATCACAGAGGAAAAGTATCCCCCCACGTCGGTCTCGGTCTTTTTCCGGAGCTGTTCATACCGGGCGGTGGCGGCCACGTAGATGACCCTGCGGTCCTCACCGGAGCGCTCCCGGCGGGCCAGCTCCAGCTTTTCCAGCCGGTCCACGATGCCGGAGACGGTGGAATTGGCGCTGCCCGTCCGCTCGGCCAGAGCGCTGATGGGCATGGGGCCCTCCTCACCCAGCACGGTGAGCACCAGCGCCTGTGGAAAGGTCAGGTGCAGCCGTCCAAAATGCTCCCGAAAGAGACGGGACATGTGCTGTGTCACCTTGAGGTATCGCATCAGAATATCGCCGGAACCCTTCATGTCTGCCGCTCCCTTCTGGCCGACTGCTTCAAATACGAACAAATCATATCGCTTTGGGGGCGCTTCGTCAATTCAGGCCTAAAAAGATTCATGAAAAGTTAATAAAGCGGAAGCGCCCCTCCTTATCCCACCGCGGGGGTGGTCAGCCGCCGGAGGATGACGGCTAGCTGGGCCCGGCTGGCCGGTCCGCCGGGGTCCAGGCGGTTGCCGTCCCTGCCGGTGATAAGGCCCGCGCCCACGGCGTGGGCCATGCCCTCCCGGGCCCAGGTGTGGATGCCGTCCCGGTCGGGATAGATGTCCAGCACACCGGCGGCCAGCTCCAGGCCGGCATACTGGGCGTACCGCCACAGAAAAACGGCGAGCTGCTCCCGGGTGACGATGTCGCCGCCGCCGAAGGAGCCGTCGCCGTACCCTGCGGCGATGCTCTGCTGGGCGCACCAGGCCGCCGCGTCGGCGTAATAGTACCAGCCCTCCACATCGGGGAAGGAGCTCCGGTCCGCCGGGGCGGGGCTGCCGGCCAGCCGC is a genomic window of Intestinimonas massiliensis (ex Afouda et al. 2020) containing:
- a CDS encoding putative glycoside hydrolase; the protein is MRKNYGYDSYRGRSPLRSVLKWIIALLAAVLVLTVAALLWLQQFMVYSSEGGRLVFPWTEQNTPSASPSAEWESPAVSPTVVVVTPEAPAPEYLHAALLPREALSDGTAEDRLAEAGAQAALFDMKGDDGSLAYVSALDLAVRAGASSADPDRNAAIRELNGREGLYTVARVSCFKDDKLSDADRSLNITTNSGYRWTDPEGLKWSSPTSQTVRQYVAGVCAELAALGFDEILLDNAGYPTQGNLGYIKPGAAYDRAQFSTVIGEFYKEVEEALSDYPEVRLSVATDRDTLEKGKDERSGQTVAALAQSADRLWVRGIGAGWAQCVERLETVGFEEPEVHLVSVQDEPGAKDRSWVCWP
- a CDS encoding V-type ATP synthase subunit I, producing MSIVKMKHIRLFGMAADRETLLRQLQHLGCVEISEPTDKLADPDWAALTRVDDAGLARVKADAALLNAALNTLKGIGKEKGGLLQARPEVTEGQLFDEGLRASAMEAAQAVNAQEKRISAIQNEQGKLRAQKAALTPWLELDIPLETTGTREVSATFGAVMSTVALDTVKQALEEATELVEVIPAGKDREFQYVLILCHRSAEETAFETLKKFGFSRSSLRGWTGTARENTDRLEGELRRLEGELEEAKSAIAALVPHREDIKLCIDRMTQEIQREEYKGRLLQSQATIFFEGWVPAENLPALEKVLGQYPAAWEANDPAPEEYPQVPIKLKNNKLTRPLNMVTNMYVLPAYDGVDPNPLMAPFFIFFFGLMMADMGYGILMVAAALVVIYKMKPKDGMADFAGLLLLCGISTFLMGALTGGFFGDFIPQIAKIINPASTLALPALFTPLNDTLAILIGSLVLGLIQIITGMIISVVRKVQTGDVADAIWSEVTWWIILGGAALAILGIGSVGGYPVVLIVGLVMLVIGSTRNAKGFGKLTALIGAVYNGATGFFSDILSYARLMALMLAGSVIAQVFNTLGSVTGNVVGFVIISFIGNMLNFALNLLGCYVHDLRLQCLEFFGRFYKEGGKPFRPLFIHTKYVDIKEE
- a CDS encoding V-type ATPase subunit, yielding MAKKRSEYDYLYISARIHAMENRMLTRERMERMLDARTAEDAAKVLTECGYEDFPALTPAAIEHLLDQARLELFADLRKASPDPGIVDVFCIKYDYHNAKVLLKAAAMGTDPAGLFIDAGRCPVRQLREDFEREDLDHCTPVFRQAVAEARGVLASSADPQAADLILDRAYYEEMLQAARSVNSRFLEGYVRLSIDSANLRSAVRSARMGRGADFLKRVLIQGGNVKLDSLIAAATGGADLAGVFARTPLEGAAEAGAKAMEGGPLTEFERLCDNAVTAYLTQGKRVAFGEHPLIGYLYAREAELTTIRIILTGRLAGLDTDAIRERLRDSYV
- a CDS encoding S-layer homology domain-containing protein, producing the protein MRQGFFTALFALALTAGLTVGAAAASYTDVATGAWYYDAVTKVTRDGLMNGTSETTFSPETPVTRGMVAAVLWRLAGSPAPADRSSFPDVEGWYYYADAAAWCAQQSIAAGYGDGSFGGGDIVTREQLAVFLWRYAQYAGLELAAGVLDIYPDRDGIHTWAREGMAHAVGAGLITGRDGNRLDPGGPASRAQLAVILRRLTTPAVG
- a CDS encoding MarR family winged helix-turn-helix transcriptional regulator, which gives rise to MFVFEAVGQKGAADMKGSGDILMRYLKVTQHMSRLFREHFGRLHLTFPQALVLTVLGEEGPMPISALAERTGSANSTVSGIVDRLEKLELARRERSGEDRRVIYVAATARYEQLRKKTETDVGGYFSSVMDTLTEREKDQIIAALSRLDEALLAWEATE
- a CDS encoding V-type ATP synthase subunit E, coding for MNGIEKITGQIDADVQKEIDELTAQAQAQAAEISAKYEEQAKSDSGAILQKGTQDAAQREERLASVAQLEARKLVLAAKQEMVGKAFDKALADLAALPDEQYVALLADLAVKASRTGREQVIFSQKDRSRFGKAVVTRANEILARQVAPKLPDELTETKAGAVLDKVVTGASAVLAGTGMLTMAEETRPMAGGLILRDDKVETNCSFEVLIHLQKEDLAAEVARALFE
- a CDS encoding V-type ATP synthase subunit K; this translates as MLEFFEAFGGIGLAFLGAALAVGLCCVGSARGTGMVGEAATGLLTEAPEHFSKCLILQVLPGTQGLYGLVIWFFALFTMGAFSGGIVPLTVTQGLTIFVSCIPMAIGGWLSAKYQGRVAASAINVVAKKPDDWAKGIILCGIVEFYAILSLLASVLLLMNAL
- a CDS encoding V-type ATP synthase subunit F, whose protein sequence is MSDHYKIAVLGDQDSVLGFKALGLDVFPAETVEEGRETLHRLARESYAIVYLTEQLAQGLAPEIARYKDDLTPAIILIPGKSGSLGIGMDNVKKSVERAVGADIL
- a CDS encoding V-type ATP synthase subunit A encodes the protein MSGKIVKVSGPLVVATGLEDANMADVVRVGEQRLIGEILTMNGDSASIQVYEETSGLGPGAAVESTGSPLSVELGPGIIENIYDGIQRPLEVIMKQTGKNTLERGVEVPALDREKLWDFVPVAKPGDKVTGGDILGTVQETAVVLHKIMVPPRLSGTVESIQAGKFNVTQTVAVLKKDDGSKVELTMTQKWPVRVGRPYKHKYPPKAPLLSGQRIVDTLFPVAKGGTAAIPGPFGSGKTVMQHQLAKWSDVDIVIYIGCGERGNEMTDVLREFPELQDPRTGESLMKRTVLIANTSDMPVAAREASIYTGITIAEYFRDMGYHVAVIADSTSRWAEALREMSGRLEEMPGEEGYPAYLSSRLAQFYERAGMVECLGSDDERRGSLTAVGAVSPPGGDLSEPVSQATMRIVKVFWALDASLAYRRHFPAINWLNSYSLYLDSLKPWFDEHLGKEFLQNRERAMNILQEEASLNEIVQLVGKDALSPNDQLTLETAKMLREDFLQQNSFMDIDNYSSYDRQEKLMAMILEYDKLCRAAIAKGAAASALFDIPARERIGRAKSVPEAEYPMVYEAIRKDMADQIDAAAAKGGEF